A window from Prinia subflava isolate CZ2003 ecotype Zambia chromosome Z, Cam_Psub_1.2, whole genome shotgun sequence encodes these proteins:
- the LOC134563491 gene encoding heat shock factor protein 3-like produces MPAVTSRGRALPREHNKSHARGRRGEGRGLPAPANQRLLRAAAPPPAASRGPARPVPARAARRGPRMREAPALPRGPAAPAAPASGPVPVPGFLAKLWALLEDPDSDDVICWSRNGENFCILDEQRFAKELLPKYFKHNNISSFIRQLNMYGFRKVIALENGIITAEKSSVIEFQHPFFKQGKAHLLENIKRKVSAVRTEDLKVCTEDLHKVLSEVQEMREQQNNMDVRLANMKRENKALWKEVAVLRQKHSQQQKLLSKILQFILSLMRGNYIVGVKRKRSLTDAAGASPSKYGRQYVRIPVESGQAMAFSEHSADEEDGNGSGLIIRDITDTLENASDGLLAVAHTSGRAREPQAALDPGLPLCQVSQPSELNCAEPVSSVPINDVSKSGEIGTAAVELHTAQPNAPEDPVSVIDSILNENNSGNQNDPLLDREEIQDFLNCIDASLEELQAMLSGKQYNFGAEAFSDAFNPELPALDMSLMETPPGIENMANLAESTEGLGASERETAGSKDMQLIQYRANPLLSLFEELPSGEAAGKVDDPKDFLLPPLEEKPALQPPSASGTVVPLAAPASQAEPLDTLGMGDPPLLPEDGNGEYKLFPLLLLSPVANFIDEASEIETS; encoded by the exons ATGCCTGCTGTGACGTCACGCGGCCGCGCGCTCCCCCGGGAGCACAACAAGAGTCACGCTCGCGGCCGCCGGGGCGAGGGGCGGGGTCTGCCAGCTCCCGCCAATCAGCGGCTGCTCcgcgcggcggccccgccccccgctGCGTCGCGCGGCCCTGCGCGGCCCGTCCCCGCTCGCGCGGCCCGTCGCGGTCCGAGGATGCGGGAGGCGCCCGCGctgccccgcggccccgccgcccccgctgCGCCCGCCTCCGggcccgtgcccgtgcccggcTTCCTCGCCAAGCTCTGGGCTTTGCTGGAGGATCCGGACAGCGACGACGTcatctgctggagcagg AATGGCGAGAATTTCTGCATTCTGGATGAGCAGAGGTTTGCcaaggagctgctccccaagTACTTCAAACACAACAATATCTCCAGCTTCATACGGCAGCTCAACATGT ATGGTTTCAGGAAGGTGATTGCTCTGGAGAATGGTATCAttacagcagagaaaagctcAGTGATTGAGTTCCAGCACCCTTTCTTCAAGCAAGGGAAGGCACATCTACTGGAAAACATCAAGCGCAAG GTGTCTGCAGTGAGAACTGAGGATCTCAAGGTCTGCACAGAGGATTTGCACAAAGTCCTGTCTGAGGTGCAGGAGAtgagggagcagcagaacaacATGGACGTCAGGCTGGCTAACATGAAGAG AGAAAATAAGGCCCTGTGGAAAGAAGTGGCAGTTCTAAGGCAGAAGCACAGTCAACAACAGAAGCTGCTGTCTAAG attCTTCAATTTATACTGAGTCTGATGCGAGGAAATTATATTGTTGGGgtcaaaagaaaaag GTCTCTCACAGATGCTGCGGGTGCTTCACCCTCCAAGTACGGTCGTCAGTATGTCCGCATCCCTGTGGAGAGTGGCCAGGCT ATGGCTTTTTCCGAACATAGTGCAGATGAAGAGGATGGAAATGGTTCAGGTCTGATAATCCGAGATATCACTGACACCCTGGAAAACGCCAGCGATGGCCTCCTTGCTGTGGCACACACGAGTGGCAGAGCCAG AGaaccacaggcagctctggatCCTGGCTTACCTCTTTGTCAAGTATCGCAGCCAAGTGAGTTAAATTGTGCAGAACCTGTCTCATCAGTTCCTATAAACGATGTCAGCAAATCCGGCGAAAtaggcacagctgctgtggagctCCACACTGCACAGCCAAATGCTCCAGAGGACCCCGTGTCAGTAATTGACTCCATCTTAAATGAGAACAACTCTGGAAACCAAAATGATCCTTTGCTGGACAG aGAGGAAATTCAGGATTTTCTGAACTGCATCGATGCCAGCCTCGAAGAGCTCCAAGCAATGCTGTCAGGGAAGCAGTACAACTTTGGTGCCGAAGCATTCAGTGAT gcatTTAATCcggagctgccagccctggatATGAGCTTGATGGAAACGCCCCCTGGTATTGAAAAT ATGGCAAACTTGGCAGAGAGCACTGAAGGTCTGGGAGCAAGTGAGAGGGAAACAGCAGGAAGCAAAG ATATGCAGCTGATCCAGTACAGGGCCAACCCTCTGCTTTCCTTATTTGAGGAGCTACCTTCAGGTGAAGCTGCAGGGAAGGTGGATGATCCAAAAGActttctgctgcctcccctggaGGAGAAacctgctctccagcctccatCAGCCAGTGGAACCGTTGTGCCACTTGCAGCTCCAGCAAGCCAGGCCGAGCCTCTGGACACTCTGGGAATGGGTGATCCGCCTCTCCTCCCAGAAGATGGGAATGGAGAGTATAAACTTTTCCCACTTCTGCTTCTCAGTCCTGTTGCTAACTTCATAGATGAGGCCTCTGAGATAGAAACTTCTTGA
- the LOC134564266 gene encoding V-set and immunoglobulin domain-containing protein 4-like isoform X1, giving the protein MGMVLRAAVLMSSLFHCSAFLDLSGPSEIRGVWKESITLPCVYVPVEDLVQQSLTWSVVHDKGSGTIFRRDGSSDQVLLSEYRERLSVPKDAPGNVSLLILNLEISDRGTYTCQVTWRDSNNSLIAKEITTKLEVVKVAATKPIIRAGEPGLTLPAGASTSLTCEARGSPPISYRWFRSAPAGRAELLSTAAELAWPSLRPSDSGTYFCEAENRAGAGAVQRSDAVQLTVTDKTQTELESGGTSGISWTPWGPTTTADLPITATTSESGMGYPGKNETIRDFQRTGVSLYLVILIAVVCGAVVFLVISLILCIRKPKDAQVYDVKFHTSRAAASSSTCHYEEPISSTENIYVMELRENKTSEDVNKNVSDCVANPQESEYEVGDTS; this is encoded by the exons ATGGGAATGGTGCTGCGAGCAGCCGTGCTCATGAGTTCCCTTTTCCACTGCAGCG cttttctggACCTGAGTGGCCCCAGTGAGATCAGAGGTGTCTGGAAGGAGTCTATCACACTGCCTTGTGTCTATGTGCCTGTCGAGGACCTTGTGCAACAAAGCCTCACCTGGAGTGTGGTACATGACAAGGGCTCAGGCACCATCTTTCGGAGGGATGGCTCCAGCGACCAGGTTCTCCTGTCTGAGTACAGGGAGAGGCTCAGCGTCCCAAAGGATGCCCCAGGAAATGTGTCTCTCCTCATCCTGAACCTGGAGATCTCTGATAGAGGAACCTACACCTGCCAGGTCACCTGGAGAGATAGCAACAACAGCCTGATAGCAAAGGAGATCACCACCAAACTGGAGGTTGTTAAAG TGGCAGCCACCAAGCCCATCATCAGAGCTGGAGAGCCGGGGCTGACGCTCCCGGCCGGggccagcaccagcctgacctGCGAGGCCCGCGGGTCCCCTCCCATCAGCTACCGCTGGTTCCGGAGCGCCCCTGCGGGCAGGGCCGAGCTCCTGAGCACTGCGGCAGAGCTGGCGTGGCCCAGCCTGCGGCCCTCGGACAGCGGCACGTACTTCTGCGAGGCGGAGAAcagggccggggccggggccgtgcAGCGCAGCGATGCCGTGCAGCTGACCGTGACAG ACAAAACTCAAACAGAGCTGGAGTCGGGAGGTACGTCAGGAATCTCCTGGACTCCATGGGGCCCCACCACTACTGcag ATCTGCCCATAACAGCAACAACTTCTGAGAGTGGTATGGGATACCCAGGGAAGAATGAAACAATTCGTG ATTTCCAGAGGACTGGCGTGTCCCTGTACCTGGTCATTCTGATTGCTGTGGTGTGTGGTGCTGTGGTTTTCCTTGTCATCTCTCTCATCCTTTGCATTAGAAAGCCCAAAGACG CTCAAGTCTACGACGTAAAATT CCATACCTCGAGAGCAGCAGCTTCTTCAAGCACATGTCACTACGAGGAACCCATCTCTTCCACTGAAAACATCTATGTGATGGAgctcagggaaaacaaaacctctgaAGATGTAAATAAGAATGTGTCTGACTGTGTTGCAAACCCCCAGGAATCTGAGTATGAAGTAGGGGACACTTCCTGA
- the LOC134564266 gene encoding V-set and immunoglobulin domain-containing protein 4-like isoform X3, with product MGMVLRAAVLMSSLFHCSAFLDLSGPSEIRGVWKESITLPCVYVPVEDLVQQSLTWSVVHDKGSGTIFRRDGSSDQVLLSEYRERLSVPKDAPGNVSLLILNLEISDRGTYTCQVTWRDSNNSLIAKEITTKLEVVKVAATKPIIRAGEPGLTLPAGASTSLTCEARGSPPISYRWFRSAPAGRAELLSTAAELAWPSLRPSDSGTYFCEAENRAGAGAVQRSDAVQLTVTDLLTTTAALQRNVGTIGGHHSTTGQDKTQTELESGGTSGISWTPWGPTTTADLPITATTSESGMGYPGKNETIRDFQRTGVSLYLVILIAVVCGAVVFLVISLILCIRKPKDAQVYDVKFHTSRAAASSSTCHYEEPISSTENIYVMELRENKTSEDVNKNVSDCVANPQESEYEVGDTS from the exons ATGGGAATGGTGCTGCGAGCAGCCGTGCTCATGAGTTCCCTTTTCCACTGCAGCG cttttctggACCTGAGTGGCCCCAGTGAGATCAGAGGTGTCTGGAAGGAGTCTATCACACTGCCTTGTGTCTATGTGCCTGTCGAGGACCTTGTGCAACAAAGCCTCACCTGGAGTGTGGTACATGACAAGGGCTCAGGCACCATCTTTCGGAGGGATGGCTCCAGCGACCAGGTTCTCCTGTCTGAGTACAGGGAGAGGCTCAGCGTCCCAAAGGATGCCCCAGGAAATGTGTCTCTCCTCATCCTGAACCTGGAGATCTCTGATAGAGGAACCTACACCTGCCAGGTCACCTGGAGAGATAGCAACAACAGCCTGATAGCAAAGGAGATCACCACCAAACTGGAGGTTGTTAAAG TGGCAGCCACCAAGCCCATCATCAGAGCTGGAGAGCCGGGGCTGACGCTCCCGGCCGGggccagcaccagcctgacctGCGAGGCCCGCGGGTCCCCTCCCATCAGCTACCGCTGGTTCCGGAGCGCCCCTGCGGGCAGGGCCGAGCTCCTGAGCACTGCGGCAGAGCTGGCGTGGCCCAGCCTGCGGCCCTCGGACAGCGGCACGTACTTCTGCGAGGCGGAGAAcagggccggggccggggccgtgcAGCGCAGCGATGCCGTGCAGCTGACCGTGACAG ATCTGCTCACAACAACAGCAGCCTTGCAGAGGAATGTGGGAACCATAGGGGGACACCACTCAACCACAGGTCAGG ACAAAACTCAAACAGAGCTGGAGTCGGGAGGTACGTCAGGAATCTCCTGGACTCCATGGGGCCCCACCACTACTGcag ATCTGCCCATAACAGCAACAACTTCTGAGAGTGGTATGGGATACCCAGGGAAGAATGAAACAATTCGTG ATTTCCAGAGGACTGGCGTGTCCCTGTACCTGGTCATTCTGATTGCTGTGGTGTGTGGTGCTGTGGTTTTCCTTGTCATCTCTCTCATCCTTTGCATTAGAAAGCCCAAAGACG CTCAAGTCTACGACGTAAAATT CCATACCTCGAGAGCAGCAGCTTCTTCAAGCACATGTCACTACGAGGAACCCATCTCTTCCACTGAAAACATCTATGTGATGGAgctcagggaaaacaaaacctctgaAGATGTAAATAAGAATGTGTCTGACTGTGTTGCAAACCCCCAGGAATCTGAGTATGAAGTAGGGGACACTTCCTGA
- the LOC134564266 gene encoding V-set and immunoglobulin domain-containing protein 4-like isoform X2 produces MGMVLRAAVLMSSLFHCSAFLDLSGPSEIRGVWKESITLPCVYVPVEDLVQQSLTWSVVHDKGSGTIFRRDGSSDQVLLSEYRERLSVPKDAPGNVSLLILNLEISDRGTYTCQVTWRDSNNSLIAKEITTKLEVVKVAATKPIIRAGEPGLTLPAGASTSLTCEARGSPPISYRWFRSAPAGRAELLSTAAELAWPSLRPSDSGTYFCEAENRAGAGAVQRSDAVQLTVTDLPITATTSESGMGYPGKNETIRDFQRTGVSLYLVILIAVVCGAVVFLVISLILCIRKPKDAQVYDVKFHTSRAAASSSTCHYEEPISSTENIYVMELRENKTSEDVNKNVSDCVANPQESEYEVGDTS; encoded by the exons ATGGGAATGGTGCTGCGAGCAGCCGTGCTCATGAGTTCCCTTTTCCACTGCAGCG cttttctggACCTGAGTGGCCCCAGTGAGATCAGAGGTGTCTGGAAGGAGTCTATCACACTGCCTTGTGTCTATGTGCCTGTCGAGGACCTTGTGCAACAAAGCCTCACCTGGAGTGTGGTACATGACAAGGGCTCAGGCACCATCTTTCGGAGGGATGGCTCCAGCGACCAGGTTCTCCTGTCTGAGTACAGGGAGAGGCTCAGCGTCCCAAAGGATGCCCCAGGAAATGTGTCTCTCCTCATCCTGAACCTGGAGATCTCTGATAGAGGAACCTACACCTGCCAGGTCACCTGGAGAGATAGCAACAACAGCCTGATAGCAAAGGAGATCACCACCAAACTGGAGGTTGTTAAAG TGGCAGCCACCAAGCCCATCATCAGAGCTGGAGAGCCGGGGCTGACGCTCCCGGCCGGggccagcaccagcctgacctGCGAGGCCCGCGGGTCCCCTCCCATCAGCTACCGCTGGTTCCGGAGCGCCCCTGCGGGCAGGGCCGAGCTCCTGAGCACTGCGGCAGAGCTGGCGTGGCCCAGCCTGCGGCCCTCGGACAGCGGCACGTACTTCTGCGAGGCGGAGAAcagggccggggccggggccgtgcAGCGCAGCGATGCCGTGCAGCTGACCGTGACAG ATCTGCCCATAACAGCAACAACTTCTGAGAGTGGTATGGGATACCCAGGGAAGAATGAAACAATTCGTG ATTTCCAGAGGACTGGCGTGTCCCTGTACCTGGTCATTCTGATTGCTGTGGTGTGTGGTGCTGTGGTTTTCCTTGTCATCTCTCTCATCCTTTGCATTAGAAAGCCCAAAGACG CTCAAGTCTACGACGTAAAATT CCATACCTCGAGAGCAGCAGCTTCTTCAAGCACATGTCACTACGAGGAACCCATCTCTTCCACTGAAAACATCTATGTGATGGAgctcagggaaaacaaaacctctgaAGATGTAAATAAGAATGTGTCTGACTGTGTTGCAAACCCCCAGGAATCTGAGTATGAAGTAGGGGACACTTCCTGA